The Lysinibacillus irui sequence TTGTCTCAAATGCCATATGGTTGGTTTATACCAATACGCAATCAACAACGGCAAGTGATAGGACTTTTTTCGATATTTGGTCAAAAAACGTTAAGTGACCAAAAGTTTTTGAAAAATATGTTTCGGAAAATGGGGGCACTAGTTGCCTTAGCTTTTTCGTATGCGAAGACGCAGAAAAAAATATGGAGTTTAGCCTACACAGATATTACAACGGGTTTACCAAATCGCCACAGCTTCGTTAATTCTCTCGAAAAAGTAGTTGAACAGGGTCAAAGTGGCTTTATTAAAATATTAAAACCAAGTGAATTTCACCAAGTAGTCGAATTATACGGACGGGAAATTGGTGATGAACTTTTAAGACAACTTGCCAAACGACTTGAGCAAGACAAGCCTGAATACCATGAATATGTTGCTAGATTTACAAGTTCTAGTCTTATTATGTCTACAATAGCACAGCATGAAAATTTACAAGATTACGAAGTGCGGATAAAGGAAACAATTCGTCAGCCATTTGTTATTGGAGGAAAGCAAATCTATATAACGTTAAAAACAGGTATTGCTTCTTATAATAATAGTACAAAAATCAAAGATGCAATCCGTTTTGCTGACAATGCTCTCTCCTTTGCTATCGATAAGCCAGGTACACATACAGAAATATTTACGACAGAGAAAAATGATGCACTTGTGCAGAAAATGACCATTTTAAACCATTTATCTCAAGCGATTAAAAATAAAGAAATTACAGTCCATTTACAGCCTAAAGTAGATTTACGTAATGGCGAAATTAAAAGTATTGAAGCTCTAGCACGTTGGATTTCTCCTAAGCTAGGTTTTGTTTCACCAGCAATCTTTATTCCAGTAGCAGAAAGTGTGGGAAAGGTTCGGGAAATTGATGTTCAAGTTCTAGAAACTGTACTCTCATGGCTTTCACAGCGTCAACGGTTAGGAAAAAATTTAGTGAGAGTAGCAGTCAATATTTCACCAGATCATTTTTACTATCCACATTTTGTTCAGGATACAGTAAAACTAGTTTGGAAATATAAGATTGATCCTAGTTATATCATTTTAGAGGTAACAGAAAATATTGGCCTAGTAGATTTCCAATCTGCCTATAAAATTATTCAAGAGCTAAAGAGCTATGGCTTTAAAACATCAGTAGATGATTTTGGCACAGGTTTTTCATCATTAAGTTATTTGCAACAATTACCGTTCACTGAATTAAAGATTGATCGGAGCTTTATTAATGCAATTGAAGATGCTGCAACACTGGCTATAGTGCGCTCTATCATTCAACTGGCATTAAATTTAGGGATGACATCAGTAGCAGAGGGGATTGAAACAGAGGAACAGGTTGAAATTTTACGTACGCTTGGCTGTACTGTGGGACAAGGGTATTTCTACTATAAACCAATGACAATTGAACAATTAGATACAATCCTTGAATAATAACTTATTTTTGTCAAAAGAACTATAACAAAAGGAGTCGTCCTAAATTTATTTTTGAGGCGACTCCTTTTTTCTGTTATACTAGTTGAGATAAAAATGAAATCCGAACGGTTAGGAGAGAATCCCTTTGAGCAAAGTCTATGTATTTGATCATCCACTAATCCAACACAAGTTAACTTATATTCGTGATAAGAACACAGGAACAAAAGAATTTCGTGAGCTAGTAGACGAAGTAGCAACACTTATGGCGTTTGAAATCACACGTGATATGCCTGTAGAAGAAATTGAAATTGAAACACCTGTAACCATTGCAAAAACAAAAGTACTATCTGGTAAAAAGCTTGCTATCGTACCAATTCTACGTGCAGGTATCGGCATGGTAGATGGCGTATTGAAGCTTATCCCAGCTGCAAAAGTTGGACATATTGGTCTTTATCGTGACCCTGAAACATTAAAGCCAGTTGAATATTATGCAAAATTGCCTGCAGATGTTGAAGAACGTGATTTCATTATTGTAGATCCAATGCTTGCAACTGGTGGTTCAGCAGTGGAAGCTATCCATTCATTGAAGAAACGTGGAGCTAAAAACATTAAATTCATGTGCTTAATCGCTGCACCAGAGGGCGTAAAAGCTATTCAGGAAGAACATTCGGATGTAGATATTTACATTGCTGCTCTTGATGAAAAATTAAATGATCATGGCTATATTGTTCCTGGTCTAGGTGATGCAGGAGACCGCCTATTCGGTACAAAATAAACATCAATACATGAAATTCCTTTATTTAGGAAGAAACTAATAACTTGTGAAAGCGTCCTTCAAATTGAAGGGCGTTTCATAGTATGTTTGGGCAAGTACATCTCTTGATAGCAATCAACGGATGTGGCTAACCTTCTCATACAATAACAAAAAGGACGGTGCAGATCGTTTTGACAAAGAAATGGAAAGTAATGACGATTTTTGGTACAAGACCAGAAGCAATTAAAATGGCTCCTCTCGTTTTAGAGTTACAAAAGTATCCAGAGCAAATAGAATCTATTGTAACCGTAACAGCACAGCATCGCCAAATGCTTGATCAAGTACTAGAGACATTTAAAATTACACCTAACTATGATTTAAATATTATGAAGGATCGTCAAACATTAATTGATGTCACAACAAACGCTTTACAGGGCTTAGATAAAGTAATGAAAGAAGCACAACCTGATATCGTTTTAGTACATGGTGATACAGCGACGACTTTTATTGCCAGCTTGGCGGCATTTTATAATCAAATAGCTATCGGACATGTGGAAGCTGGTCTTCGTACGTGGAACAAATATTCACCGTACCCTGAGGAAATGAATCGTCAACTAACAGGTGTGATGGCTGATTTGCATTTTGCACCAACAGAGGTATCTAAAAAGAATCTACTAGATGAAAATAAAAACCCAGATACTATTTTCGTGACGGGTAACACAGCTATTGACGCATTAGCAACAACGGTTAGCGAGCATTACACTCATCCAGTATTAGAAAAAATAGGTGAGGATCGCATGATTTTATTAACGGCACACCGTCGAGAAAATTTAGGTGAGCCCATGCGTCATATGTTCAAAGCGATCACAAGAATACTAGCAGAGCATGAGGATGTACAAGTTGTTTATCCTGTGCACATGAATCCTGCTGTAAGAGAAATTGCCAATGAAATCTTAGGTGAAAATAATCGTGTGCATTTAATAGAGCCACTTGAAGTGTTTGATTTCCATAACTTTGCAGCCAATTCATATATGATCCTAACGGATTCAGGAGGCGTGCAGGAGGAAGCCCCATCATTAGGGAAACCAGTGCTAGTGCTTAGGGATACAACAGAACGTCCAGAAGGGATTGCAGCTGGAACATTAAAGCTAGCAGGAACAGAAGAGGAAACAATTTATGCCTTAGCTAAAGAGTTACTAACAGATAAAAACGCCTACGAAGCAATGGCAAAAGCATCAAATCCTTATGGGGATGGACATGCATCTAAGCGTATTGTAGAGGCATTGCTAGGATTTTTACTAAAAACTAATTAATGTACTAATTTTTATTGTGAAAAATAAGTCTAATGTACCTATTGGAATGGGTAAGCTAATTTACGAGCATAATCATGTCGTAAATTAGCTTTTTTAATGCGTCAAGAAAATAGGAGGTTTTGAAACTATGAAATTTCATACACAAATTTGTCAACAATTTGACAAGAGTATAGAGGCTGTGAAGTTTTTCTCCTTTACCAATTGACTTCAAATATCACCTATTGTATGCTTACAAAGGGTAAGAATGATAAGGGTTTCTGTTCATAAATAGGACGTTGAAACACTTGTTATATCAACTTTCTACTAAATTGACAGTTCAAAATAAAACTGTCGATTTGCAACGTTTTGTGCGTTTCGGTTTTTACCGAGTCGGTAAGGGGTGTAAGTTATTTTTGGGCATTTACACCTGTAATTGAAATGACTCTCCCATTACTATTCCGCTGTGAGTAGTGCTTTTCACTGCTCTTTTCTGATTTCACATAGTGGTCAGCAAACGTTTTCATTACTCGAAAAAATGATTCAGGAGATTACAACCAATGCTAGATTTGCATCACATTTTTGCTGTGCAGAAGAGGGCGTTATTTTTTTTGCTTGCACTCTGCGCATTAGGCTGGGGATTCACTCCCTATCAAACTGTTTTTGCGGGCATCGCAGTAGGTGCATTTTTTGGTACGTATAATTTTTGGATTTTAGTTCGCCGGATGGAAAAGTTTGATCGATCCATTAGTGAAGGGAAGAAAATAGGCTCACTTGGTACAGCGCTTCGCTTTGGATCAGGTGTTGCGGCAGTCGCAATAGCCATTTCGTTGCCAAACTATTTTCACTTAATTAGCACGGTTATAGGGCTAATGATTCCGTACGTTTTTCTCTTTGTCGAGAGAATTGTGTCACATGTAAGGAACCGCTAATGTGCTTTAAATTAGAAAGAGAGGTGAAAAATAACAATGAATCATGAAGCTCCGTTACTAGAAGTCGGTTTTTTAACATTTAACTTATCGACAGTTATGATGTTACTAGTTGCCGCAATTATCGTATTTTTAATTGCTTTTATCTCAACTAGAAGCCTAAAGTTAAAACCTACTGGTATGCAAAACTTTATGGAATGGATTATGGATTTCGTTAAGAATATCATTAAAAGCAACATGGACTGGAAAACTGGTGGTCGATTCCACGTTTTAGGTATTACGCTAATTATGTTTATCGCAGTATCTAACTTACTAGGTCTTCCATTCTCAATCGTCTTTGATCATGAGCTATGGTGGAAATCACCAACAGCTGACCCAACAGTAACGATGACGTTGGCAGCAATGATTTTAGTCTTAACGCATTTCTATGGTATTAAAATGAAGGGTACAGGTCATTATGTTGGTACATTCTTCAAACCAATGTCATTCATGTTCCCACTTAAAATAGTAGAAGAATTTGCAAACACATTAACATTAGGTTTACGTCTTTACGGTAACATTTACGCGGGTGAGATTTTACTTGGCTTACTTGCAGGATTAGCATCATCAGGTGCCGTGGGATTCATCGGAGCAATCGTTCCTATGATGGCATGGCAAGGTTTCTCAATTTTCATCGGCTTCATCCAAGCCTTTATCTTCACAATGTTAACAATGGTTTACATGGCTCATAAAGTGAGCGATGACCATTAATATAAAGCATATATCCTATGCTTGAACCACAAAAAAACAAACAATTCCAAGGAGGAAATTTTCAAATGACAGGTTCATTAGGTTTATTAGCAGCAGCAATCGCAATCGGTTTAGGTGCACTTGGTGCAGGTATCGGTAACGGTCTTATCGTTTCAAAAACAGTAGAAGGTATCGCTCGTCAACCAGAAGCTCGTGGCGTTCTTCAAACTACAATGTTCATCGGGGTTGCATTAGTTGAGGCCCTACCGATCATCGCAGTAGTAGTAGCATTCATCGTAATGAACAAATAATTCAGTTGAACACTGAATTTTACTAGTGGCGAAGCAGGATTCTCCAGATGAAACTTCGCCCTTCATTTTGGAACTGATAAAAGCTATGTGTAAATATAGCTTTTTAAAATAGGTAGTTTTTTAGTTAATAAATTATGTTGAAGTTAAAGCTCTTGAAGGGAGTGAAACAATCGTGTTTTTAGATAATCTTGTACTAGGTGCAGGCGCTGGATTTAATAGCGGAGACATCATCGCAACATTAGTTATCTTCTTAGTATTAATGTTCTTACTTAAGAAAGTAGCTTGGGGTCCACTTATGGGCATCATGCAACAACGTGAAGAATTAGTAGCGAGTGAAATCGAAGCAGCTGAAAAAGCGCGCAAAGAATCGCACCAATTTTTAGAAGAACAAAAGAGCCTTCTTAAAGAAGCTCGTACGGAAGCACAATCGATTGTTGAAGGCGCTAAGAAGCAAGGCGAACTACAAAAAGAAGAAATTCTTACTGCAGCTCGTAATGAAGCAAACCGCTTAAAAGAATCAGCTTTACGTGAAATTGAGTCTGAAAAAGAAAAAGCTATTGCAGCTGTACGTGATGAAGTCGTTTCATTATCTGTACTTGCAGCATCTAAAGTCCTTAGCAAAGAGATTTCTGAGGCAGACAACCGTGCTCTAATTGAAGAGACGATTGCGAAGGCAGGGGAAGCTCGATGAGTAATTCAACTGTAGCAAAACGTTACGCTCAAGCGCTTTTTGAATTAGCGCAACAAAAAAACATGCTTACTGAAGTTGGAGCAGACTTAAGCGAACTAACAAAAGTTATTAAAGAATCTCCTGATTTTTTAACGCTTTTAAATGCGCCTAAGTTCTCCATCGAACGTAAAAAACAAATGGTAGCTGAAATCTTTGCTGGTGCAACACCAGAAGTTTTACACACAGTTCAACTTTTAGTTGAGAAAAAACGTGTAAACGAGATGAAGCTAATTGCTAATGCATATGCTGAACTTGCTGCACAGGCACAAGGCACTGCAGATGCAACAGTATTTTCAACACGTGCACTTTCTCCAGAAGAAAGCGCTAATATTTCGGCAGCGTTCGCGAAGCTTGTTGGAAAACAATCATTAAACATTACAAACGAAATCGATCCATCTTTACTTGGTGGTATTCGTGTTCAAATCGGTAACCATATTTATGATAGCTCAGTAGCAAATAAACTTGAGCGTCTGAAACGTGAATTAATCGGTTAATAATTTAGAAATGTGAGAGGTGACATACATGGGCATCAAGGCTGAAGAAATCAGCAGTCTGATTAAACAACAGATTGAGAATTATGAATCTGAACTTAAAGTAAGCGAAGTTGGTACAGTTATCCGTATTGGTGACGGTATCGCTCTTGCTCATGGCCTCGACAACGCCATGGCTGGAGAGCTTTTAGAGTTCTCTAATGGTGTTATGGGTATGGCTCAAAACCTAGAAGAAGGTAACGTTGGTATCGTAATCTTAGGTCCATACACTGACATCAAAGAAGGCGATGAAGTTCGTCGTACAGGTCGTATTATGGAAGTACCAGTTGGTGAAGAACTAATTGGTCGTGTTGTAAACCCACTTGGTCAACCAGTGGATGGACAAGGTCCAATCAACACTACAAAATCTCGTCCAATCGAAAGTCCAGCTTTCGGTGTAATGGCTCGTAAATCAGTACACGAACCACTACAAACTGGTATTAAAGCGATTGACGCATTAGTACCAATCGGTCGTGGTCAACGTGAGTTAATTATTGGTGACCGTCAAACTGGTAAAACATCTGTAGCTATCGATACAATTCTTAACCAAAATGACCAAAACATGATTTGTATCTATGTAGCAATCGGTCAAAAAGAATCAACAGTACGTGGAGTTGTAGAAACTCTTCGTAAACATGGCGCTTTAGATTACACAATCGTTGTGACAGCTTCTGCTTCTCAACCAGCTCCATTACTATTCTTAGCACCATTTGCTGGTGTTTCTATGGCAGAAGAATTCATGTTACAAGGTAAACACGTTTTAATCGTGTACGATGATCTTTCTAAACAAGCATCAGCTTACCGTGAACTTTCACTTCTTCTACGCCGTCCTCCAGGTCGTGAAGCTTACCCTGGTGACGTTTTCTACTTACACAGCCGCTTACTTGAACGTGCTGCGAAGTTAAACGAAACATATCAAAATGGTTCAATTACAGCTCTTCCATTCGTTGAGACACAAGCTGGGGATATCTCTGCATACATCCCAACTAACGTAATCTCAATTACTGATGGACAAATTTTCTTACAATCTGACTTATTCAACTCAGGTGTACGTCCAGCGATCAACGCCGGTCTTTCTGTATCACGTGTAGGTGGATCTGCTCAAATTAAAGCGATGAAAAAAGTTGCAGGTACGCTACGTCTTGACTTAGCTGCATTCCGTGAGCTTGAATCATTCGCACAATTTGGTTCAGATTTAGATAAAGCAACACTTGCTAAACTTGAGCGTGGTAAACGTACGGTTGAAGTTCTTAAACAAGACCTAAACAAACCACTAAAAGTTGAAAAACAAGTTGCGATCCTTTATGCATTAACTAAAGGTCATTTAGATGATATTCCAGTACAAGATATCGTTCGCTTTGAATCTGAATTCTTAAGCTGGTTAGATTCAAACCACACAAACGTTTTAGATCATGTTCGTACTACTAAAGAGCTTGCTCCTGATGCGGATTATGAAGCAGCAATTAATGCATTCAAAAAAACTTTCGCTAAATCAGAATAAGTTCAACGAGTCACTTGATTAAAAAACAGAAGGTGGTGAAATACCAGTGGTAAACTTACGCGAAATAAAAGGTCGTATTACTTCAACAAAGAGTACGAAGCAAATTACAAAAGCGATGCAGATGGTTTCTTCTTCTAAGTTACGTCGTGCAGAGCAAAATGCTAAAGCTTACGTTCCATACATGGAAAAAATTCAGGACGTAGTAGGCGCAATCGCTTCAGGGACAAAAGACAGTGGACATCCAATGTTAACTGCTCGTCCTGTTAAGAAAACGGCTTACTTAGTCATTGGTTCTGACCGTGGTCTTGCGGGTGCTTACAACTCAAGTATCCTACGTCAAGTACAACGTACAATTAACGAGCGTCATAAATCAAAAGACGAATACGTTATTTTAGCAGTAGGTCGTGTTGTTCGTGACTACTTTGTGAAACGTGATCATAATGTCATCAGTGATGTTGTCGGTCTTCCTGACCAACCAACATTTGCTGATATTAAAGAAATCGCTCGTAATGCTGTTGGTATGTTCATTGATGGTACGTATGACGAACTTTATATGTACTATAATCACTTTGTCAGCGCTATTGCTAGTGAAGTGACAGAGAAAAAACTTCTTCCATTAACAGATATTGCCCCTGCAAGCGGTAATGCTTCTTACGAATTTGAACCATCTGGTGAAGCAATTCTAGAAGTGTTACTTCCACAATATGCGGAAAGCTTAGTTTATGGCGCATTATTAGATGGAAAAGCAAGTGAACATGCTTCTCGTATGACGGCTATGAAAAATGCAACAGATAATGCAACTGATCTTATTTCAGACCTTTCTTTGCAATATAACCGTGCACGTCAAGCGGCGATTACACAAGAAATTACAGAAATCGTTGGTGGAGCTGCAGCCTTAGAATAGGCAAGCAGCTTCCCAATGTCGTATAAGAATACGATAGGAGGGTACACAGTAATGAATAAAGGACATGTTATTCAAGTAATGGGTCCAGTTGTTGACGTAAAATTCGACAATGGCCAATTACCAGCAATCTATAACGCATTAACAGTTAAGATTGAACGTCCTAATGAAGAACCAACAATTCTTGCATTAGAAGTTGCGCTTCATTTAGGTGATGATTCTGTTCGTACAATTGCGATGTCATCTACTGATGGCTTACAACGTGGAGCAGAAGTAACAGACTCAGGAAAAGCTATCTCAGTACCAGTTGGTGAAGTTACACTAGGTCGTGTATTCAACGTACTTGGAGAAGTAATTGACTTAGGTGAAGAGATTCCAGCTGACGCACGTCGTGATTCAATTCACCGTGAAGCACCAACTTTCGAGAACCTTTCAACTTCAGTTGAAATTCTTGAAACAGGTATCAAAGTAGTAGACTTACTTGCACCATATATTAAAGGTGGTAAAATCGGTCTATTCGGTGGTGCCGGTGTAGGTAAAACTGTATTAATCCAAGAATTAATCAACAACATCGCACAAGAGCACTCAGGTATCTCTGTATTCGCTGGTGTAGGTGAGCGTACTCGTGAAGGGAACGACTTATTCTTCGAGATGAGCGATTCAGGCGTTATCAAGCAAACAGCGATGGTATTCGGTCAAATGAACGAGCCACCTGGTGCACGTATGCGTGTAGCTCTAACTGGTCTTACAATGGCGGAATACTTCCGTGATGAGCAAGGCCAAGACGTGCTTTTATTCATCGACAATATCTTCCGTTTCACACAAGCAGGTTCTGAGGTTTCTGCCCTATTAGGTCGTATGCCTTCTGCGGTAGGTTACCAACCAACACTTGCAACTGAAATGGGTAAACTACAAGAGCGTATCACATCTACGAACAAAGGATCTGTAACTTCTATCCAAGCGATCTATGTACCAGCCGATGACTATACTGACCCGGCTCCAGCTACAACTTTCGCCCACTTAGATGCAACTACTAACCTTGAGCGTAAATTATCAGAAATGGGTATTTACCCTGCGGTTGACCCACTAGCTTCGACTTCTCGTGCATTATCACCTGAAATCGTAGGCGCTGAGCACTACGCAATTGCTACTGGTGTACAACGTACAATCCAACGTTACCGCGAATTACAAGATATCATTGCGATTTTAGGTATGGATGAGTTATCTGATGAAGATAAACAAACAGTAGAACGTGCTCGTCGTATTCAATTCTTCTTATCACAAAACTTCCACGTAGCGGAACAATTCACTGGTCAAAAAGGTTCTTATGTACCTGTAAAAGAAACTGTTCGCTCATTCAAGGAAATCCTTGATGGCAAATGGGATCACCTACCAGAAGATGCTTTCCGTCTAGTTGGTTCAATTGATGAAGTAGTTGAAAAAGCGAAAAGCATGGGCGTAGAGGTTTAATACTAGGGACGAGGAGGAAAAAATATGAAGACAGTTCTAGTCAATATTGTCACTCCCGACGGCCCAGTATACGATTCTGAAGTATCAATGGTAATCGCTAAAACAACTTCAGGAGAAATCGGTGTTCTTGCAGGCCATATTCCAATGGTTGCTCCACTTGCTATTGGTGCAGTGAAGCTTAAAAAAGAAAACGGTTCGACTGATATTGTTGCTGTAAGCGGTGGTTTCATTGAAGTTCGTCCAGAAAAAATCTCAATTTTAGCGCCGTCTGCTGAAATTGCTGAAAATATCGATGTTCAACGTGCTAAAGAAGCCGTTAAACGTGCTGAAGGACGTCTTCAAGGTAAACAAGACAACATTGATTTCAAACGTGCTGACCTAGCATTAAAACGTGCGTTGAATCGTATCAACGTTCATGAGGGTAATATCTAATTCATTTTTAACGGGCAGATATAGCATCTGCCCGTTTTTTAAGGTGACCTAGGAGAAATGGAGGAGGAAACATGGAAGTTTATGAAGCGATAGGACAAGAAGCTTTGTTAGGTATTTTGTCTCATATCTTTTTTATCGCAATTACTTTTTATGCATTACAGGCTTTTATGTTAGAGAAAATATTTAAGAAGAATCGAGTTTTTCAAATTCAGCTTATTTATATTTTATTAAGTATTGCAATCGGTACAACCGTATCCAATTTCTTTCTTCAACTATCTAATTGGTCTGGCAAACTTCCCTACTTATTTTAAAGCAGTGAACCCTTCTATATTAATGAAGATGGTTTACTCTACATGTTTCAAAGGACTTTATAACCCGATTTGTGTGGCCCTTTGAACTATGTAATAAACGTGTTCAACGTTAATTGGGCTTGCCCAAACCGTTTAAAATTACCTGGTATTTGCTATAATCATCGCCCACTCTAAAAAAATGTGAGAAAAGTTGTTTTTTATTCATATATCTTGGGGTATGTATTAGAAGCGAACTGGTTATTGGTCATTCACAAAAAAAAATTGGTAGCGTACAATAAATAAATAGCAAAATATCTAATAATGGCTTAAAATAGTGATTTGGACGCTTGAACGAGCGTTAGAAAAGTTGTACTATAGAGTTGTTTGTTTACTGATTATGACATTATACTTCTTTTTAAAATAAAAATTCGATAGGTTAATAGATTGAATTCGGAGGGACATAGGGTGGATAAAATAATAGTGACTGGCGGCCAAAAACTACAGGGAAAAGTACGTGTAGAGGGCGCAAAAAATGCAGTGTTACCAATCCTTGCGGCAGCTTTACTTGCTTCAAAAGGAGAAAACGTAATTAAGGAAGTCCCTAATTTAGCAGACGTCTTTACAATAAACGAAGTACTTAAAAGTTTAAACGCAGCAGTTACATATATACCTGAAGATAATGCCGTGTATATAGATGCATCAAAAGAACTTTCAAGTGAAGCTCAATTTGAATTTGTTAGTAAAATGCGTGCATCCATTTTAGTAATGGGCTCTTTACTTGCTCGTAATGGATATGCTCGTGTTGCTCTACCAGGAGGCTGTGCAATCGGTTCTCGCCCGATTGAATTACACTTAAAAGGCTTTGAAGCAATGGGTGCAAAAATCTCATTTGGTCATGGTTATGTAGAGGCGAAAACAGAAGGTCGCTTAAAGGGGGCTAATGTATATTTAGACTTCCCAAGTGTCGGTGCAACAGAAAATATTATGACAGCTGCATCTCTAGCAGAAGGGACAACTGTCATTGAAAATGCAGCGAAAGAGCCTGAAATAGTAGATCTTGCAAACTTCATTAATAGTATGGGAGGCCGTGTAATCGGTGCAGGTACCAATACAATTCGTATCGAAGGAGTCGATACATTATATGGAGTAGAGCATCATATTATTCCCGACCGTATTGAAGCTGGTACATTTATGGTAGCAGCAGCTATTACTAAGGGAGATGTAGTGATTGAAAATGCAGTACCAGAGCATATGACAGCTTTGATTGCTAAGATGCGTGAGATGGGTGTAGAAATTACAGAGTTGGATGAAGGAATTCGTGTACGTGTTCCACATACATTAAAAGCTGTTGATATTAAAACGATGCCACACCCTGGTTTCCCAACAGATATGCAATCACAAATGATGGCTTTAATGCTAACTGCTGAAGGTACGAGTATTATTACAGAAACGGTATTTGAAAATCGTTTTATGCATGTTGAGGAGTTCCGTCGCATGAATGCTGGTGCTAAAATAGAGGGACGCTCTGTGTTTATCGAGGGGCCAGTTAAACTTCAGGGAGCTGAAGTGATGGCAACGGATTTACGAGCTGCGGCTGCACTAATTTTAGCAGGACTTGTATCTGAAGGAGTAACACGAGTTACAAAGCTTCATCATTTAGATCGTGGTTATGTAGATTTCCATGGCAAATTAGCCTCTCTTGGTGCTAATATTGAACGTATTACTGAAGAAGTTGAAACAATTGAAGAAATTACGGTTGAATTACCTACAAACTAAGCTCATTTCTAAACCCTTTGCTGTTTAAGCAGAGGGTTTTTTGTTTTCTCATAACTAAATGGAGTCTAGCATATTATTCCTTATGAAAAAATGGATGATTAGTATAGGTGTCCTTTGTTTATTGGGAGCATTATATATGCTTCCTGTAGTAGGGTTGAGTGAAAGAAGAGAGGCAGTGAAACCTCCAACTAGTGATGATAATGCCTGTGAAATATTTATAGAAGTGGAGGGACAAAAGGAAAAAATCCCTTTGGAGACGTATATTACAGGTGTTGTTGCAGCCGAAATGCCTGTTTCCTTTAAAAAAGAGGCATTGAAAGCACAGGCGATTGCTGCACGCACCTATGCATTGAAAACGACAAATTACGGTAAAACAGCCATTGCTCCAACTGTAGCAAGACAGGTTTTTTACGATGAAGAGCAAAGAAAGGCGAATTGGGCTAGCAATTTCCTGGGAAATGAAAAGAAAATTGTCGAAGCCATCAATGAAACGAAAGGACAAGTTCTTCTATATAATAATGAACTAATTACAGCTATGTTCCATTCGACGAGCAATGGGAAAACAGAAAGTGCTTACGGTTATAGTGGTAATAATGTTCCATATTTACAAAGTGTTGCAAGTGTATCAGATCAAGCTTCACCAAAGTTTACTGCTG is a genomic window containing:
- a CDS encoding F0F1 ATP synthase subunit delta, with amino-acid sequence MSNSTVAKRYAQALFELAQQKNMLTEVGADLSELTKVIKESPDFLTLLNAPKFSIERKKQMVAEIFAGATPEVLHTVQLLVEKKRVNEMKLIANAYAELAAQAQGTADATVFSTRALSPEESANISAAFAKLVGKQSLNITNEIDPSLLGGIRVQIGNHIYDSSVANKLERLKRELIG
- the atpA gene encoding F0F1 ATP synthase subunit alpha, with translation MGIKAEEISSLIKQQIENYESELKVSEVGTVIRIGDGIALAHGLDNAMAGELLEFSNGVMGMAQNLEEGNVGIVILGPYTDIKEGDEVRRTGRIMEVPVGEELIGRVVNPLGQPVDGQGPINTTKSRPIESPAFGVMARKSVHEPLQTGIKAIDALVPIGRGQRELIIGDRQTGKTSVAIDTILNQNDQNMICIYVAIGQKESTVRGVVETLRKHGALDYTIVVTASASQPAPLLFLAPFAGVSMAEEFMLQGKHVLIVYDDLSKQASAYRELSLLLRRPPGREAYPGDVFYLHSRLLERAAKLNETYQNGSITALPFVETQAGDISAYIPTNVISITDGQIFLQSDLFNSGVRPAINAGLSVSRVGGSAQIKAMKKVAGTLRLDLAAFRELESFAQFGSDLDKATLAKLERGKRTVEVLKQDLNKPLKVEKQVAILYALTKGHLDDIPVQDIVRFESEFLSWLDSNHTNVLDHVRTTKELAPDADYEAAINAFKKTFAKSE
- the atpG gene encoding ATP synthase F1 subunit gamma, with product MVNLREIKGRITSTKSTKQITKAMQMVSSSKLRRAEQNAKAYVPYMEKIQDVVGAIASGTKDSGHPMLTARPVKKTAYLVIGSDRGLAGAYNSSILRQVQRTINERHKSKDEYVILAVGRVVRDYFVKRDHNVISDVVGLPDQPTFADIKEIARNAVGMFIDGTYDELYMYYNHFVSAIASEVTEKKLLPLTDIAPASGNASYEFEPSGEAILEVLLPQYAESLVYGALLDGKASEHASRMTAMKNATDNATDLISDLSLQYNRARQAAITQEITEIVGGAAALE
- the atpD gene encoding F0F1 ATP synthase subunit beta; translated protein: MNKGHVIQVMGPVVDVKFDNGQLPAIYNALTVKIERPNEEPTILALEVALHLGDDSVRTIAMSSTDGLQRGAEVTDSGKAISVPVGEVTLGRVFNVLGEVIDLGEEIPADARRDSIHREAPTFENLSTSVEILETGIKVVDLLAPYIKGGKIGLFGGAGVGKTVLIQELINNIAQEHSGISVFAGVGERTREGNDLFFEMSDSGVIKQTAMVFGQMNEPPGARMRVALTGLTMAEYFRDEQGQDVLLFIDNIFRFTQAGSEVSALLGRMPSAVGYQPTLATEMGKLQERITSTNKGSVTSIQAIYVPADDYTDPAPATTFAHLDATTNLERKLSEMGIYPAVDPLASTSRALSPEIVGAEHYAIATGVQRTIQRYRELQDIIAILGMDELSDEDKQTVERARRIQFFLSQNFHVAEQFTGQKGSYVPVKETVRSFKEILDGKWDHLPEDAFRLVGSIDEVVEKAKSMGVEV
- a CDS encoding F0F1 ATP synthase subunit epsilon, with product MKTVLVNIVTPDGPVYDSEVSMVIAKTTSGEIGVLAGHIPMVAPLAIGAVKLKKENGSTDIVAVSGGFIEVRPEKISILAPSAEIAENIDVQRAKEAVKRAEGRLQGKQDNIDFKRADLALKRALNRINVHEGNI
- a CDS encoding DUF1146 family protein gives rise to the protein MEVYEAIGQEALLGILSHIFFIAITFYALQAFMLEKIFKKNRVFQIQLIYILLSIAIGTTVSNFFLQLSNWSGKLPYLF